The Chelmon rostratus isolate fCheRos1 chromosome 9, fCheRos1.pri, whole genome shotgun sequence sequence GCTGTTAAATTTTGTGACCTTCAGGTTGAGCCAGGTTAACTGTTTTCAGCCCTTATGATAAGCTAAGGTATCTGGTTCCTGGCCGTAGCTTCATTTTTACCCGACAGACGTGAGGGCGGTGTCAGCTTTCACATCTAACACgacaagaaagtgaataagcgaatttcccaaaatgtccaactaactattcctttaaagtgaacagtgtgtgtgatagaCAGCTTGTGTATACAGCACTTTGGATCAGATGTTGGCAGATTCATCACCCAGTAAACCTCCCACAGCTGCTGATAATCTCTCACCTCTCCTGTTTAACCCTTTCTGCTCCTGTAACACCCTGTAGGCACTTTGTCTTAATGTCATTGTATCTTTAGTATATTTGaacatttgtgtgtctgttaggTAGTCAATCCCCCAAATGTTAGAAAGCACTGAGCATCAGTCACCTCATCGAGTCAAGTCACAGTCAGAGTGCAGCGTCACTGACTGGGGAGGCAGGCAAAATTGATCCTTTATTCTCTGGGAACTCTTTCAGTGCCAAactcctgttttgtctgttgtcAGTGATGCTGAAAGTGGGTCAGTGTttgtacaaccccgattccaaaaaagttgggacgctgtgtaaaacataaatgaaacagaatgggGATAATTTGCGAATCCTTTTTGATGTatgctcaactgaaaacagtacaaccAGTTCTACAGGtcaacaggttgattggtaacaggtgatagtatcatgattgggtatgaaaggagcatcctggaaaggctcagtcggtCACAAGCATAAAGCATggactcagaaacactttgtaaaactgttgtcagcaaacacagatgGTTTGCAAACGATTCATTCTGTGagtcccaacttctttggaatcagggttctATAAGAAGAGGAAACAATTCCCAGTATTGAAGCTTCTAAATTTGTCCTGACTTATCTGAGCTTTAGTCCACTGGATTGAAGTCATTATTAATGAAACACGAGGCACTTACAGTTGTGTAATCACATAGAATAATGTAGTTCTGTCAGTAtccctttgttgtgtgttgtctAAGTGGaagtttgaaatgtgctgcaacattttcatcagttcatcagcACAAAATAATCCAGGGTTTGACACGAATGTGAACTTTACAGAGGAATTAATTTTGTTTCAAAGAAATGCTCTTGACAGTTTAAAGGTGATGCCCTGCCAGTTTAAAATTGGATAAATATGTCAAGTGTGTGACTACAAATTGCTCACTGATGCACTTAAAAACGGAAAATTCTACCATTCTACCGTTGGTCTGTTGCTCAGCTGTCCCAACAACAAACATAAAAGCACTCATCGTAAATGTCGAACCGCTCCCATGCTCAGGTTGTTGAAATTTGATGTCTGATTCACACAGCATGTAACTGTCCGTGTATGAGCCTTTATGTCCTGACTTCAAGAACCAAAAACATTGCCTGaaatgtgtgtgcttctgtgatttatggtgtgtgtgttttgtcaggtTCAAGTTGTCAAATTCACGTCACAGATAAGGATTGAGTTTCAGGAATGTGCTGCCACGGTCGTCACTCACACCCACGCTCGGAAATaatcatcatcagtcatttttctttttcaactttATTCAAAATAGTTGAAAACCATCTTTATTAACCGCAAAGGGGTTCCCCATGGGTTACTTTCACATTCAGTGTATCcaaatctctgctgctgctgttcatttaaacaggtaaatatatataactatatacacatatatttatatatatatatatatatatgaaattgCACACTTGCCTTTTCTTGCTCAAAAATGTATCTTTGCTTACctatttgtacatttttgagGAGGACAACTGAATATGCAATAGATCCAACAGATAATCTATCACCATCGCATAACAAGATGTGGTTGGTCCCTCTTCTGTTCCCAGTATAAGCTATTTTCATACAGGAGattcacatttaattttaacTCTGCGGGCCAGATTTTCAGGAAACAGATACACTTAGTGATCAGTCTACCGCGACTGCACACAAAAGCCTATTTGATGTTAAACTACACGGTgaccaaagcaaacacaaattcATCACGTGTCGATGTAAACTAGAAGACAAGATGCACAGTTTTTCgtttttttaaaacactttttttttttttttttactcaacaCACACTCAACGCTTTGGTCAAATTGTGTAATACTGTGAATAGGATAGGAGTCAgtctttttcacacacaaactgtttgtgAAAGTAATCAACCAGCTTGAATCTAAAAAGATTTGCACTACCCAAATATTGTTTGAAAATCTATTTTGTATAAAACATATGCAGACATTAACTTTTGAGAATTATCAAGGGCGGATCATGTTTCACTGGTGTATGCTTTCTCTAGAAAAAACCCATTTGTTTTGCTTACAATTTGTTGATGTACATATAATCCATTGTAAAGAAATGTGGTGTATTTGTCTCCAAATAATAGTTTTTCTATACGTACCCTCTGTATTATTTCTCTCTGTAGTGTGGCTCCGGTTGATCTTTTCCTCCATTGATTAAAGGTCAAactgtatgtctttgtgtggTACTTCTCGAAATACAAGGAACTGTACGCTGAGGCTTGCCACGATATGAACTGGGTGGTTCTGAACAGTGGAACCAGTAAGCTCGTTGTAACACACTTTCCGTAATCACACCCAGCACTTGTTCATCAAATAAATGCGCTTTTCCATTCTGACAGCTGGTGTGTTGAGTGTTGATGTCGACCGGTGAAGTTTGCTGAAATTCTCAACCTTAACGTTTGGAGAGTTCATtgttcatcatgttttcatgacAATTTAAACAGTCATGTTTAGTGTGAGCATGGCTGAAATGGTATGAATGAGGATCAGTCAGCAGGACATTTCAACCTCTGGgccctgattggctgacagcagcagctcctctgattCAAATGAGGTAAAAGAGCAAACTTCAGGCACCTTTGAGTGTTGATACTGAAAAAAAGCCCGCATTGGTCATGTGGTTTGTTCATGAAACGTAACACCAACCAGTTTCAACCTCAGCGGCGTTCATCACCAGGGCTCAAATGAAGTAAAACTGAGAGCAGTCACATGACAGCGAGGAGAGCCAATCAGGACAAAGTTGAGTTGTAACATTAGAATGAAACTGCTGATTCAGAAATTACGCAGAGGTAGAAGAAGTACTCACAtcttgtacttaagtaaaaagaGTAgcaccacagtgtagaaatactcttctacaaaaaaaagtagcattcaacattttacttaagtacaaacACAAAGGTATTAACACCAAAATTTACTTTGAATTTCcttatatactgctgggtaacTCATGAATTCCCCCTGTGCCCTGTGGATCAATAATGTCTTTTTCttgattacattttgtattCTTAATCAGAATCTGCGAAGTAACTTAAGCTACACATacaagtaaaaagtacaatatttccctctgaaatatgGTGGAGCAGAAGTATTAAggagcataaaatggaaatactcaagtacaagtacctcaagaTTGTTTTTAAGTACAGTTCTTGATTAAATGCACTGAGACATTCAGAAACACGGCCTACAGTTAACCATGAACCCATTAATGGTGCATCACAGCAATATTTTTgttaaaggccctgaaaacgGATTCACAATCAGATTCTCACCATGAATGAAGGAGTCCTACATCAACACTatagctttttttattttctgccaaagacagagctgttttgtctctgtcacatgacacatttctgtATTGGTGGCTTTTTTCTGCACTCCTCTTGCTGATTTGAGGTGAGCGGGGCTCAGCTGGGAAAAGGTGATGTCCTGCACCATTCAGCATTTAGCATTTGAATGTAATAACAATTGGTGGGTTGTCtggcagctgtcaatcaaatctgatcgAACCACACCTGCTAGTTTCTGAGTCTTAAACTCGTTAAAAATAAGTTGTAAGTACTTTGAGCTTCAAGCATCTTACTGCCACCTCGATaaacaatataacaataatcatcatcaacaacagcagcactttacTGCACTTTGAAACTTGGACTGGAGGTCTATAGGTGTCAGGGATCACACTCCATACAATTATCCCAATTGAAGGTTTAGGCCAGGAGTCGGGCACGCGCATCCAGCTCCCTGTGTGATCTCTGCGCTCGTTCACGAGCGTGTAAACACCTGACCGCTGCAGGGGACACAGCCCGCGGATCATTCTCAAAGACCACCGGGCTCCTCTGCAGACCCTCCTGCTGGCTACACAGCCGAGCTTTCCTCTCAGCAGGATGTCGGACGAGGAGCTGCCTTTGCCCGAGGATCAGGCTGTGGACACCGGCATGCTGCCGTGCTACAGGCGGCTGACTCGACTGTACTGCATGAATGGCGGACATCACCTCCAGATCCTCCCCGATGGGACCGTGCAGGGCCAGAGGGACGACAGGGACGTTCACAGTAAGACCGCACCGCACTGCGCATTTCACGCCTAGCTCAGGCCTGCAACATGATGCGTTCACTTACCTTACCTTACCGCAGGTGTGTCAGGTTCACGGAGCCATGTGGAATGCGGCAGCCGGTTACTGATACTTTAAATGGGGATGCCGCTCATTTTCAGTAGCTCTGCACTGGTCTGTTTGACTTTGAAGGCCGATTTATTGAACTTACCTACATGTGGAATAAAATGCAGAAGTACAATAAGTAGCACAGACCTGTGACAGACTGGGTGTAGTTGAACTATTATGGCCtacttttaaaatattcattttctcagCCATTATAGAAATATTGGCCTTTTAATTCGTATCAAATATGAAGGCTCATGCCGCAAACATGTCAACATTACTACTTCTGTTGTCTATTAATTTCCAAAGGTATGTCACGTGTTCTATCAAACATCTGGCCAGAGACAACAGATGCAGATTTTAAACCTTTCAGGTGAAGAGGCTCCATGTTTTATACTTCAGATACTGGAAGACTGGAAAGATTGACACCTTCAAGACAACACATTCATTCGGTCACCAGCATGACGGTGCTCTGAAGTTCATGTGGCTGAGACTCtattcagtttcattttgtgaGACTCGAGACCTGCAATCGTTCATGTCAGTCGTTCAGCTCCAGAACAAACACTTGAAACTGTTCAGTCTTCTTCCGCCCACTCATCTGCCAGCTGATGAGcggaaacaacaacaagaatATTTGGGGCTGACACAGAAACCTTGCCATCTTTGCCCTGCTTTCAGCTGTTCTGAAGCTCAAAGCTGTGGACAGAGGTGTGGTGGTCATCCAAGGAACGGAAGCTGGGCGATATCTGGCCATGAGTGACGAGGGGCGATTGTACAGCTCCGTGAGTATCTTCAGGCCGCCTGATGTGTGTAAATCAGTACATTAAGCGTAATGACACATTACATTGATCACTCACCATTACTCAGTCTTAATCTAAACTTTGAACCTCAAACCAAACAACTAAAGTGCTGTCAGCTGTTGCTGCTTCTTTCCTGTTTATCTCTCAGGCCACAGTGACTGATGAAAGTTACTTCCTGGAGAAGTTGGAGGAGAATCACTACAACACATATCTGTCTCAGAAGCATCGGGAGAGGAGCTGGTACGTAGGCCTGAAAAAGAACGGAAAGCCTAAACTGGGTCCGAGGACTCACGTCGGACAGAAGGCCATCTTCTTTCTGCCCCGACAGCTGCGCGACTCCAGTGAGTGAACGCTCAACGCGGCGACACCTCCACCCGAACCTGGACATGAAGCTGCTCCAGGATGGATTCTTTTCTGTTCAGATACACACATCTCACCATTTTAGTTCAGGAACTGGGCCGGAACAAGACATGAAGAACTGGTGGGAAGGTGGTTGATGGATTAAGATCAGTAAAGATCAAATGTATGTCGGTTCTTGTTAGGATTAATATTCACACAAAAGAGCAGCTGGTCCTCGACCTAACCACTGTGCACGTcatcccatcatcatcattttagtcCATtaacacagcatcccagcttaTTTGGCAGAGGGTGGGACAGAGGAAATGTGAGGAGtgaacaacaaaacagacacacaccaggAGTGATTTTATCTCAATTAGTGGTTCTCAGACTAAAGGGCATTATAAGTAATTGTGTGGGATgagaaaacaatgaacaataatATACCGTATATGCTGTAATTAGACACAAAAAAACCCTACTATATTATTAGTAAATTTCTACTTTTCTAAATTTTTTCCAGATGTCAGTAAGTGTTGGTGGAAAGTTTGGCCACAGGTGGGAGTAATGTTGAAAAGGTCTCATTTTCTCATGAACTAAAGCACCAGCTTGGATGCATAATGACACACAGAACCCACCGCACTGAGAATTCTGCTGGTTTGCGGGATGTCATGTGCTCTTTGGAGTTTGACTTTCCTGTAATCTATGCTTTCCTCTCCAGAAGTGATTCATTGCTCTGTATATGCCGAGGTGCCACaagctgaaatatttcatatttccaaCAGTTACACTTTCCTGCCACTAGATGCCACCAATGTGTAAAACCACACAGAGAACCATTAACATACATAATGGCTGTGGCTCTGTTGCACTCCCTTTCCAGCCAACACCCCATCCATAATACTAACCTGTAAATACTGTAATACTGGAGTGGTATGACACTGCATATCGTGGGGACATACTGGACCATAAGGCTCAGTGGCACCCCAGTCAATAATCCAGACAACTCAGAAATCACGCAttaaaagtgacatttatttaacactaaATGTTTTCTGTACAGATTCATATCAACAAAACCCAAAGGTTGCAGCTCTACACCACATAGAAATAAGCATAATGTCCGTCTGTATCAAAGCCATGGCAGAAGTATGAAGTTAACTGACGAGGCAAACAGTTCAGTTTGCTGGGCCACGCTAATACCCATATTAACTCCTCCCACTGTCGACACTGGTTAGATGTTCAAAAACTGCATTACCCTGACATGCTGTTTCCTCCAcagtataaaacagaaaagcaatcCTGCACCGCTGCATCACTCATTCCTTGTTTTATATGTCTGCGGTTTCAAATAACGATGGAAACGTCCTCTGGGTTTTATTGGTCATATTTCTAAAAGTGCACCTGCATTCAACATTCTTCGATATAGTTTTGATACCCACACGACAGCTAAAATCTTACACCTTatgaatcattaaaaaaaaaaaaaaaaaaaaaaaaaacagatttcccATCCCCATCTGTCGATTAAATCTTAAGGCAAAACCCTCCTGAAAATGGAATAGAGTTATTTTTATGCTCTTAGATCATCTGAAATGTCTGAGTGAGATCATTAACAGCTGAAATCCAGACAGCCAAGCCTCTTTTCTATCATCACAGAGCTTTTCACTGACAATGAATGAGACGCAGACTCCACTGACTCACCGAACAGTCATGGAAAGGTCAAGCTGTTACATCTAAATGAGCTATTCAAAGGGCATGAGCcagaaaatgtgctcacatgcccattaaaaaaaacaaaaaaaaccaaacatcttTGTGGCTCCAAATGTCCAAAACAGTTGGTGTCCCCTTCACTGTTAACCAAGCTGCTCCGGGGTTTGTAACTGGACATTTGTGGCCATCTGGTTTCGGGGCTGCGGCTCGTTTGTGTTTAacaagacaaactgcagcatctAAGATCATATCTGTAACCTAAATTCGATTTCCAAAGTGGATAGTTTCACCTGATTTAATGCACAACAAAACATTTACCAGGTAAAATCATACCTTCTGAAACATGGATGTAATTTTGGTGCGCTCCACTGACACTGTGTTTGAATCACAAGCATGTACAATGAGACGATGCCCTCACCGGACAGTTTCTAACACCTTAGAAGCAGCAGGCAACTCTGCCCCCTCCTGgctaaaaaaaaagggcaaCACTACTTAAAGCCAACAGGTGTGAAATACGTGCTAATCCATAAATCACCATTTACAGCCTAATGAAAGCTCTGCAAGTGTATGTGGTATCTAAAAAACAGCCTATAATAGTCACAATAAAACCATGAAGTGAGATTAGTGCAGATTATAAAGTGTGCTGCATGCTATGGCAAGTCTACGGAGTGTTGTATTAACTAATACCTGTTGGCTTCAAGTGTCACCAACATGAGACTCCCCCTATTTATTGACCTTAAGGGCAGATGCATGCTCATATGCTACCATCAAATGATATAAGGCATTACTTATACATTACAGACAGATGTAAATAGCACTTAACATTCGCCACTAATGAATACATTAAGGGACTATCACTGTTAACCATTCTCCATTAATAaagtttcaaaacaaaataaaacaagtgatATAATTCCTGAATATTTTATTGAGAGTTGTCTTCATCTATAACTTGTCTGGCCGAGTTCTGTCTTCACGTAAAGTTTGAAAGTCTTCACGGAGTTGCTGCTTGTGTCAGTCATGTCCAGTTTTTCCACAGCCAACATCCTGAATTTGGGTTAAGGGAAGATGTACAAGTCAAATCTAGAAAAGGGCCGGATTAAAGTGACACTTTAACTTCAGCCACTCTTAATCTCCTGTATTTTACTTATCAACATGAGGATGTAATGTGTAGACCCTGTTAGCATGGGTTTCTGCTTGATCCTTGAGCAAATTACATACAGGTCTTACACTAGCTGGGAGGTAACCCCATGAATTCTCATGTCAAGAATTATCAGTACTCTAtgaagtttttctttcttttttttctttttaacaggAATATCACTTCTTCTTGacactgtaaaagaaaaatcaggCCAAGAAACTGATCGATTCGGGTGTGTTATGCTGCAGCAGCTAATGCAGCATTGAGCCGCtagcaggctgcagaggtcGGGTAAATTTATCAACCgtttttcagattaaacaggCTTGTTGTCTATAACTGGTGCAGTGACCCTGACTGCTTTACTTactaaagaaacatttttaatttgtgtggtGAGTAATGGCagatatttcttttcttttttaataaacaATTCAGTCTCATCATTGCCTTAATCTCATCACGCAGTGTGACCTGAGCCCTGTGTTCATGTTCAAAGACTTTACCTCTAATAGATGAAGAGTACCCTTGTTCGGGGAAGAGTGGCATAGGTGGGATCAGCCAGTTTACGCACTCTGGAGTAGTTAACAAAGCCTCTGATGAACAGCATGAAGCCTGGACGGAAAGGAAAAGATATAGAACACAAGAAGTTAAAATAATACCACAGAAGATTGTTGACCAACACGTAATCATGGGAACTACCGGGACAGGCTATTCATTTATAGAATAATGTCTATAACTTACCCAGAGCCAGGAACACCCACCACAACCAGTACTGTCCATCAAAGTAACCAGGGAAATAGGTAGAAAACTGGAAGAAATACAAGATGGAACCTGTTAGGTGCTACGACATTATCCTACAAAGTTATCTGAGTCTTTCTGTGGAGCAACACACATAAGAACGAGTCAATCTGCACCATCTGTTCTGAACAGCCATTTAGTAGCTGAACTGGTGGTGGTAATTATTTCTTGAATGGCTCTTACCCTGACAATGAGAACCCATTTGATGAGGGACAGACCGAAGCCAGAGATGGCCCCGTATCTACCGGCGGCTGATGTGGTCAAACAGAACGACAAGAAGAAGCCGATCCAGTTGAAGAGGAATGCCACTGGTgacaaaaaaatcagaaataatGTCAAAGAAAGAACGTGTTAGAACGACACCAAACTGCCGTGGACCATGAACCCACAAATAAAGCATGACCAATAGACGGAGGAGATTTTTAATCAAAGATGTCAGACGTTTTATAAGTCACCAAACTGGCTGGCACacgttctcctcctcctccatatTTTGCTGTGAGTGAACTGGCATTTGCACCCAGGACAGTAACaacaaatgctaatgttaacgTGAACGAGTCCATCTACTTCATGCTGTATATAAAAGGcaacatgtatatatatataaaaggcAGCACCCAAAACCAAATCAGAAACCTAAAacctaaaaataataatatgtatatgtatgtgaaGGGAAAGTTCATCTATTTCATGTTCAGTGACCAGGTTTCTATAAATAAGGAAGCACCCAAAACCATCAGATCATTTATAAAGTGGGACtgaaaatttaaaataataagtCAT is a genomic window containing:
- the fgf1a gene encoding putative fibroblast growth factor 1, which produces MSDEELPLPEDQAVDTGMLPCYRRLTRLYCMNGGHHLQILPDGTVQGQRDDRDVHTVLKLKAVDRGVVVIQGTEAGRYLAMSDEGRLYSSATVTDESYFLEKLEENHYNTYLSQKHRERSWYVGLKKNGKPKLGPRTHVGQKAIFFLPRQLRDSSE